The DNA sequence CACACACAAGAACAAATGGAACCCGATAGTGCGGTCTACAAGACCTTGCTGGAATCGACCAAGGCGATTCCCTGGAAGATCGACTGGAGCACCATGCAATTCACCTACATCGGCCCGCAGATCGAACAATTGCTGGGCTGGACACCGGAGAGCTGGAAGAGCGCCGACGACTGGGCCATGCGCATCCATGCCGACGAGCGTGAAGCGGTGGTCAATTTCTGCATCTCGCAATCCAAGGCCGGTGCCGATCATGAGGCCGACTACCGGGCGCTGACCCGCGATGGTGAACACGTCTGGATCCGCGACGTGGTGCACGTGGTACGCAATCCCGATGGCAGCCCCAATGCGCTGATCGGCTTCATGTTCGACATCACCGAGCGCAAGAAGACCGAGGCGCGTCTAATCGAATTGCAGAAGGAACTGGAAGCGCTGTCCTACCGGGATGGCCTGACCAATGTGGCCAACCGCCGCATGTTCGATTCCGCACTCGAAGTGGAGTGGGCCAATGCGATAAACACCCGCGCGCCGCTGTCGCTGATCATGCTCGACATCGATTACTTCAAGCAATACAACGACCACTACGGCCACATCCGCGGCGATGAATGCTTGAAACAGGTGGCCCAGCTCCTGAGCCAGACCGCGACCCGCAGCCGCGATTTCTTCGCCCGCTATGGTGGCGAGGAATTCGTGCTGATCCTGCCGGAGTGCGATGAAAAGGCCGCCCTGCAAGTGGCCCAGCGCTGCCGTAGCCTGATTGCGCAAGCCGCCATTCCCCATGCCGGCTCACAGGTGGCGCCACACATCACCATCAGCCAGGGCGTGAGCACCATCGTGCCTTCGCCCATGGACCAGCGCATTGACTTCCTGGAACTGGCCGACCGCCGTCTGTACCGTGCCAAGCAACTGGGCCGTAACTGTATCGCCGTGGACGAGTGAACTGTATCTGTCTGGCAGCGGGGAGCGTGGCTACAATCAAGCGCTCCTACTCCACTGCTGCGAGACTGCCATGCCTGCTACTTACACCTACCGCCTGCTCAACGTCTTCGCCGAATCGACCTTCGGCGGCAATCCCCTGTGCGTGTTCGAAGACGCACGCGGCCTGGATGAGGCCACCATGCAGGCGCTGGCGCTGCAATTCAACCTTTCGGAAACCACCTTCATTTTTCCCTCGACGCTGGCCGATGCGCGGGTACGTATCTTCACCACCGGTTATGAAATGCCCTTTGCCGGCCATCCCACACTGGGTACGGCACAGGTGGTGCGCGAGTTGCGCGGCTGCGGCGATGCGCTGACGCTGGAATTCAAGGCTGGGGTGGTGCCGGTCAACGCACGCGACAATGTCTGGACCTTCACCGCGCCCTGCCCCGGTGGAGCCAAAACCGCCCCCTCCCCGCTCACCCGCGCCGAGGTAGCCGCCTTGCTGGGCCTGCAAGTCAGCGACCTGGCCAGTGATCCACTGTGGGTCGATACCGGGGCCGACCAGTTCCTGATCCCGCTGCGCTCACCCGAGGCCGTGCGCCGCGCCCAACCCGACAGTGCACTGCTGGAACGCTGGCCCACCAGCAGCCTGGGACGCAGGACGGCGTATGTGTTCGCCTTCGACGAAGAAGCACCGGACCAGGTGCTGGCACGCTACTTTTTCACCAAGCAGGGCGGCGGCGTAGCCGAAGATCCGGGCACCGGCTCGGCCTGCGCCAACCTGGGCGGTTGGCTGATGGCCACCGGCCATGCATTACCGGCCCGCTATGCCATCTCCCAGGGCGCGGCGGTGGATCGTCCTTCGCTCCTGTACCTCGATGTCAGCGCAGCGGGAGCAATCCAGGTGGGTGGCCGGGTCATCGAGATCGGGCGCGGTACCGTCACCATCGATCCGGTCGGCCAGACCATGCTGGCCTGAACCATTGGCCCCTGGCCTCCGGCTCCATTCACGCGACCAATCCACCTTCCTGCGTGAGCGGGAAGATCAGCGCATGTAGCCAATCCATGAACTCCAGCAGCCGTGCCGGCACGTGGCGGCTGGCCGAGGGTGGTCGCATCATCAACATCTCCAGCGGCCTGGCGCGCTTCTCGCTGCCGGGCTGGCCGGCCGGATGATATCGGCGCTGCCATCGCCTCCCTGCTGCGCCCCGACAATGGCTGGATCAATGCCCAGCGCGTGGAAGTCTCGGGCGGCATGTTCATCTAAGGCTGATAAGGCTGATGGATGCGGGTGGGAACCCTGCTCGCGTCCATTGCCATGCCGGTATTGTCTGTGATTTTTCATGCCATCCTGATCACCTCCCCGAGGCTTTTCGTCTGCCTCGCCACATCGGCTGCAGACCCGCTCCCAGCCTGCCGCGATCACATCCTTCGCATTCTGTTGCGCAATGGAATCTGCTCGGGTAACATCGCTCGGCGCCTGGTAACCCACCGGTCCGGCAGCAGCAACAGAACAACAGCAAGGGCGCCGCCCCGGGTGCGGCGCTTTCGGAAAGGATGAGACACCGGCATGATTGGCATGACTGGCGCAACAGGGCGCCGCCGCTGGCGTCCAGAAGATGGCGTATTCACAGGGGGCAGTATTTTCAGTCGACTCTTTCGCATTGGCGCAGTGCGCCGCTGCGCGAGCGCAGCCATGCTGTTGTCCACCTTGTTGGCGGGCCCTGCTGTCCACGCCGCCAGCCCCGCCGTACCGGGCGGACCTGATTGCTCGCGCCCCTATACCCTGGCCCTGCACGACCATGGCCTGCTCTACTCGGCCGCCACCGATACCGGCATCGACAAGGATTTCGCCGATGAGCTGATCCGTCGCAGCGGATGTAAGGTCAATGTCAGCCTGATGTCGCGTGCGCGCATCTGGCAACTGATCGAGTCCGGCGCGCTGGACTTCAGCCTGTCAGGCATCACCAATGCCGATCGCGACAAGTTCGCCTCCTTCGCCTGGTACTTCAGCAACAAGTACTACCTGCTGGTGCGCAAGGATGCCGGCATCGCGCAACTGGCCGATGTGGCGCGCAACCCGCGCTTCCAGTTGGGCGTCATCCGCAGCTTCCGCTATAGCAACAATGCCAACCGCATGGTGGACCAGCTCAGCGCCGCCAACCGCGTGACCCAGGCTGGTGGTCTGGAACCGCTCTACGAAGCCCTGCTGCAGAACCGTATCCAGGGCATGATCATGGAGCCCTTCGATTACCCGGTGGTGGAAGAAAAACGCATCCGTGACGCCACCACCATCATCAGCTTCGAAGACCCATCGGTGCTGCATGGGCTCATCATGTCGCGGCGCGCGCTGCCTGCAACCGAGCAGGAAAAATGGCGGGCCCTGGTCAATGGCATGTTGGCCGATGGCACCGTCTTGCGCATCTTCCAGAAATACTTCAATGCGGAACTGGCAGCGGCCATGGTCCAATTCCAGAGCAAACCGTGAACTGGATACGCCTGATCCTGCTGCCCCTGCTCATCCTGGTCACAGGATTGGGCGTGACCTGGACTGCCTGGGACCATGAACGCCAGGCCGCTGCCAAGGAATTGCATACGCAGTTCGCCTCGGTGCTGCGCGAGACGGTCAGCCGCATCGAGCAGCGCATGGCGTCCTACGAACAGATGCTGCACGGCGTGCAAGGGCTTATCTCGGCCACCGGCAATATCGACCGCAGCCAGTTCCGTGACTATGTCGAGGCGCTCAACCTGGACGCCAACTTCTCCGGCATCCAGGCCATTGCCATCGAAGAGTGGATTCCCGCCACCCAACTGGATGCGCACCTGGCCCGCATGGCGCATCAGGGTCTGGCCGACTACGCGATCCGCCCCTCGGGTGCACGCGACGCCTATGCTCCCACCATCCTGCGCGAGCCCTACATGGGGCGCAATCGTATGCCCTTCGGCAATGACCAGTGGGCCGATCCGGTACGCCGCGCGGCCATGGAAAAAGCGCGCGACTCGGGCATGGCGACCATCTCCGGCAAGGTCCAATTGTCCAACACGGAGCCGTCCATCCCGGCCTTCATGATGTACCTGCCGCTGTACCAGCGCGGCAAGCCACAATCGACCATTGCCGAACGGCGCGCCAGCCTGGTGGGCTGGGTCCATGCAGTGTTCCGCATGAGCGACGTCATCGCCAGTCTCTATGGCGAGAGCAACCACACCATCGGCTTTGCACTCTATGACGGTGTGGTGCAGGAGCCCGATGCCCTGCTCTACAGCTCCGCCCCCAGCAGCTTCCGGCAGCGCTCGCCGCGCCTGCACGCCGACGAATACCTGGTGGTGGCCAATCACAACTGGACCCTGTCCTTGAGCACCACCGATGCCTTCACCGCCCAGTTCGGTCGCAATGCCGAGCCCCTCATTGCCGCCACCGGCATCGGCATGAGCGTGACCCTGGCGCTGCTGGCCTGGTTGATGATGTCCAGCCGCGTGCGCGCGGTGCGCCTGGCCGAAAAGATGACGGCCGAGCTGCGTGCCAGCGAAGAACAGTTCCGCGCCATCGCCGACTGCACCGTCAACTGGGAAGTCTGGTGGGGCCTGGACGGGCGGCCGCGCTGGATCAACCATGCGGTCTACGACTACACCGGCTACACGGTGACCGAATGCCTGTCCATGCCGGACTTCATCGGCAGTATCGTCCACCCCGACGACGAACGCCGCATCCGCGCCGAGCTGGCGCGCTGCATGGATGGCCAGAAACGCGAAGACGTGGAATTGCGCTGCGTGCGCAAGGACGGTTCGGTATTCTGGCTGGCCTTGTCCTCAGCCCCGATCACCGATGCCCAGGGACGCTTCACGGGCTTTCGTACCAGCAGCCGCGACATCACCGACCGCAAGCAGATCGAAGCCGAACTGCGCATCTCGGCGGTGGCCTTCGATTCCCGCGAGGGTATGTTGATCACCGATGCCAACAGCCGCATCCTGCGCGTCAACAAGGCCTTCACCGAGATCACCGGCTACACCGCCGAGGAAATCGTCGGCAAGCACCCCAACCTGCTGCGCTCGGACCGCCACGGCCCGGCCTTCTTCCAGGAAATGCGCGAGAGCATCCGCCGCTTCGGCAAATGGCAAGGCGAGATCTGGGACCGCCGCAAGAATGGCGAGGTCTATCCCGAATGGCTGACCATCTCGGCGGTCAAGAACAAGGATCACCAGATCACCCACTACGTGAGCACCCATCACGACATCAGCGACCGCAAGCTGGCCGAGGAACGCATCCGCGAACTGGCCTTCTTCGATGCCCTGACCCGCCTGCCCAACCGCACCCTGCTGCTAGACCGCCTCAAGCAAGCCATCGCCCTGTCCTTGCGCACCCGCACCTGCGGCGCGCTGCTGTTCATCGACCTGGATCACTTCAAGACCTTGAACGATACCGTCGGCCACGAAAAGGGCGATGTGCTCCTGAAACAGGTGGCCCAGCGCGTCGTGGCCAACGTGCGCGAAAACGACACCGTGGCGCGCGTGGGCGGCGATGAATTCGTGGTGGTACTGGAAGGCCTGAACGATACCCAGCAGGAAGCCGCCACCCAGACCCGCGCCATCGGCGAGAAGATCCTGGCGGCACTGGGCGAGACCTATCAGCTCGACGATGTCGAATACCGCACCACCGCCAGCATCGGTGCCACCGTCTTCCTGGGCCGTGCGGCCTCGGTGGATGAACTCATGAAGCAGGCTGACCTGGCCATGTACAAGGCCAAGGAAACCGGCCGCAACTCACTGCGCTTCTTCGACCCGGCCATGCAGACCGCGGTGCTGGAACGCGCTACCCTGGAAGCCGGACTGCGCAAGGCCATCGAGAGTAACCAGTTGCTGCTGCACTACCAGCCGCAGGTGGTCGATGGTGGTCGCGTGACCGGTGCAGAAGTGCTGGTGCGCTGGCAGCACCCACAGCGCGGCATGGTGCCGCCGGGCGACTTCATCCCGCTGGCAGAAGAAACCGGCTTGATCCTGTCGCTGGGCAACTGGGTGCTGGAAACCGCCTGCAAGCAACTGGCCGAATGGGCCAAGCGGGCGCGCATGGATGAACTGAGCATCGCCGTCAACGTCAGCGCGCCGCAATTGCGCGAACCTGATTTCGTGCAGACGGTGCTGGACATCATCGAACGCACCGGCGCCAATCCGCGCCGCCTCAAGCTGGAACTGACCGAGAGCCTGCTGGTGGACAATGTGGAAGACATCATCCAGAAGATGTTCGCCTTGAAGGCCTATGGCGTGGAGTTTTCGTTGGACGATTTCGGCACCGGTTATTCCTCGCTGTCCTACCTCAAGCGGCTGCCCTTGAATCAGCTTAAAATCGACCAGTCATTCGTGCGCGATGTCCTGATCGATCCCAACGACGCCTCGATTGCCAAGACCATCGTCAACCTGGCCCAGAGCCTGGGGCTGGGGGTCATTGCCGAGGGCGTGGAAACCGATGCCCA is a window from the Herbaspirillum rubrisubalbicans genome containing:
- a CDS encoding GGDEF domain-containing protein; this encodes MEPDSAVYKTLLESTKAIPWKIDWSTMQFTYIGPQIEQLLGWTPESWKSADDWAMRIHADEREAVVNFCISQSKAGADHEADYRALTRDGEHVWIRDVVHVVRNPDGSPNALIGFMFDITERKKTEARLIELQKELEALSYRDGLTNVANRRMFDSALEVEWANAINTRAPLSLIMLDIDYFKQYNDHYGHIRGDECLKQVAQLLSQTATRSRDFFARYGGEEFVLILPECDEKAALQVAQRCRSLIAQAAIPHAGSQVAPHITISQGVSTIVPSPMDQRIDFLELADRRLYRAKQLGRNCIAVDE
- a CDS encoding substrate-binding periplasmic protein, giving the protein MLLSTLLAGPAVHAASPAVPGGPDCSRPYTLALHDHGLLYSAATDTGIDKDFADELIRRSGCKVNVSLMSRARIWQLIESGALDFSLSGITNADRDKFASFAWYFSNKYYLLVRKDAGIAQLADVARNPRFQLGVIRSFRYSNNANRMVDQLSAANRVTQAGGLEPLYEALLQNRIQGMIMEPFDYPVVEEKRIRDATTIISFEDPSVLHGLIMSRRALPATEQEKWRALVNGMLADGTVLRIFQKYFNAELAAAMVQFQSKP
- a CDS encoding PhzF family phenazine biosynthesis protein; translation: MPATYTYRLLNVFAESTFGGNPLCVFEDARGLDEATMQALALQFNLSETTFIFPSTLADARVRIFTTGYEMPFAGHPTLGTAQVVRELRGCGDALTLEFKAGVVPVNARDNVWTFTAPCPGGAKTAPSPLTRAEVAALLGLQVSDLASDPLWVDTGADQFLIPLRSPEAVRRAQPDSALLERWPTSSLGRRTAYVFAFDEEAPDQVLARYFFTKQGGGVAEDPGTGSACANLGGWLMATGHALPARYAISQGAAVDRPSLLYLDVSAAGAIQVGGRVIEIGRGTVTIDPVGQTMLA
- a CDS encoding bifunctional diguanylate cyclase/phosphodiesterase, which translates into the protein MNWIRLILLPLLILVTGLGVTWTAWDHERQAAAKELHTQFASVLRETVSRIEQRMASYEQMLHGVQGLISATGNIDRSQFRDYVEALNLDANFSGIQAIAIEEWIPATQLDAHLARMAHQGLADYAIRPSGARDAYAPTILREPYMGRNRMPFGNDQWADPVRRAAMEKARDSGMATISGKVQLSNTEPSIPAFMMYLPLYQRGKPQSTIAERRASLVGWVHAVFRMSDVIASLYGESNHTIGFALYDGVVQEPDALLYSSAPSSFRQRSPRLHADEYLVVANHNWTLSLSTTDAFTAQFGRNAEPLIAATGIGMSVTLALLAWLMMSSRVRAVRLAEKMTAELRASEEQFRAIADCTVNWEVWWGLDGRPRWINHAVYDYTGYTVTECLSMPDFIGSIVHPDDERRIRAELARCMDGQKREDVELRCVRKDGSVFWLALSSAPITDAQGRFTGFRTSSRDITDRKQIEAELRISAVAFDSREGMLITDANSRILRVNKAFTEITGYTAEEIVGKHPNLLRSDRHGPAFFQEMRESIRRFGKWQGEIWDRRKNGEVYPEWLTISAVKNKDHQITHYVSTHHDISDRKLAEERIRELAFFDALTRLPNRTLLLDRLKQAIALSLRTRTCGALLFIDLDHFKTLNDTVGHEKGDVLLKQVAQRVVANVRENDTVARVGGDEFVVVLEGLNDTQQEAATQTRAIGEKILAALGETYQLDDVEYRTTASIGATVFLGRAASVDELMKQADLAMYKAKETGRNSLRFFDPAMQTAVLERATLEAGLRKAIESNQLLLHYQPQVVDGGRVTGAEVLVRWQHPQRGMVPPGDFIPLAEETGLILSLGNWVLETACKQLAEWAKRARMDELSIAVNVSAPQLREPDFVQTVLDIIERTGANPRRLKLELTESLLVDNVEDIIQKMFALKAYGVEFSLDDFGTGYSSLSYLKRLPLNQLKIDQSFVRDVLIDPNDASIAKTIVNLAQSLGLGVIAEGVETDAQRSFLADAGCHAYQGYYFCRPVAVEAFEKFTQDRDLHLSVA
- a CDS encoding SDR family oxidoreductase encodes the protein MNSSSRAGTWRLAEGGRIINISSGLARFSLPGWPAG